In Hallerella succinigenes, the following are encoded in one genomic region:
- the ligA gene encoding NAD-dependent DNA ligase LigA, whose amino-acid sequence MAQENSADFSRYRELQKQLKEASDAYYKNGYSPMSDQDFDLGIKELEALEIAHPEWKNPDSLTSKVGSDLLNDFAKVTHAIPMLSISNAYSKEEVADFVRQAMDRVPSAKEWVCERKIDGISMALTYRNGILVRAATRGNGAIGDDVTANVKTIEDVPHKLLGAPDGDLEVRGEVYMEFKTFEFLNDELESRGQKGFQNPRNTASGTLKLKDPKECAKRKLRFIAYHIPESVGNKKHSDNLKLLEYYGFHTNDFWIAHSVEEIMQISDQILAGRDSLAYPIDGMVIKLNDLDLQQELGSTAKSPRWALAYKFKAERAYTPVRSIDFQVGRTGRITPVANFDPVWLAGTTVKRATLHNFDEVERLGIRVGDTVGVEKGGDIIPKIIEVDLSKRPEGTSPIEPPECCPVCGMPIAKKEGLVDLHCENLHCPATKQCLFEHFVSREAMNIENLGPALIAELIEAKKISQISDLYRLQKEDLVSLERVGEKSAQNVIDAIQKSKSLSLENFLFGIGIRFVGRTKARIFARRFRTLEKLEAATLEELTDIPDIGARIAQSVYDFFRDPNFKAEIDALVSLGLPTEFKGEVKDHFAGQTAVLTGTLPTLDRSTARKMIEDNGGKVSGSVSKKTTWVLAGEEAGSKLTKAQELGIPIHDEAWLLQELSNLEA is encoded by the coding sequence ATGGCACAAGAAAATTCCGCAGATTTTTCCCGGTATCGTGAACTTCAAAAACAATTAAAAGAAGCGAGCGACGCCTATTACAAAAACGGTTACTCCCCGATGAGCGACCAGGACTTCGACTTGGGCATCAAAGAGCTCGAAGCTTTGGAAATTGCCCACCCGGAATGGAAAAATCCGGATTCGCTCACAAGCAAAGTCGGCAGCGACCTTCTAAACGACTTCGCCAAAGTCACCCATGCAATTCCCATGCTCTCGATTTCGAACGCCTACAGCAAGGAAGAAGTCGCAGACTTCGTCCGCCAGGCGATGGACCGTGTTCCGAGCGCAAAGGAATGGGTGTGTGAACGAAAAATCGATGGCATCAGCATGGCACTGACCTATCGAAACGGCATTCTTGTCCGCGCAGCGACCCGTGGAAACGGTGCTATCGGCGATGACGTGACCGCAAACGTCAAAACCATTGAAGATGTACCGCATAAGCTCTTAGGCGCGCCCGATGGAGACTTGGAAGTCCGCGGCGAAGTCTACATGGAATTCAAGACTTTCGAATTTTTGAACGACGAACTCGAATCCCGCGGTCAGAAAGGCTTCCAAAACCCGCGCAACACCGCATCAGGAACCCTCAAGCTCAAAGACCCCAAGGAATGCGCCAAGCGCAAGCTCCGCTTTATCGCTTACCACATTCCCGAAAGCGTCGGCAACAAAAAGCACTCCGACAATTTAAAGCTTCTCGAATACTACGGCTTCCACACGAACGATTTTTGGATCGCTCACAGCGTCGAAGAAATCATGCAGATTTCAGACCAGATTCTCGCCGGCAGAGATTCTCTCGCCTACCCGATCGACGGCATGGTCATTAAACTGAACGACCTCGATCTGCAGCAGGAACTCGGTTCCACCGCCAAAAGTCCGCGTTGGGCGCTCGCTTACAAATTCAAAGCGGAACGCGCTTACACGCCTGTCCGTTCAATTGATTTCCAGGTCGGTCGCACGGGACGCATCACGCCGGTCGCAAACTTTGACCCGGTTTGGCTCGCCGGTACAACGGTCAAACGTGCGACTCTCCACAACTTTGATGAAGTCGAACGTTTGGGCATCCGTGTCGGCGATACCGTCGGCGTTGAAAAGGGCGGCGATATCATTCCGAAAATCATTGAAGTGGATCTTTCCAAACGCCCTGAAGGCACTAGTCCGATCGAGCCGCCCGAGTGCTGCCCGGTCTGCGGAATGCCCATTGCAAAGAAAGAAGGCCTTGTAGATTTGCACTGTGAAAATCTGCACTGTCCCGCGACTAAACAATGTCTTTTTGAACACTTCGTTTCCCGCGAAGCGATGAATATCGAAAATCTCGGACCAGCCCTCATCGCAGAACTCATCGAAGCGAAAAAGATTTCCCAGATTTCCGATCTTTACAGACTTCAAAAAGAGGACCTTGTCAGCCTTGAACGCGTCGGTGAAAAGAGCGCACAGAATGTAATCGACGCTATCCAAAAGAGCAAATCCCTAAGCCTTGAAAACTTCCTCTTTGGCATCGGAATCCGCTTTGTAGGTCGCACCAAGGCTCGCATTTTCGCCCGCCGCTTCCGCACCCTCGAAAAGCTCGAAGCAGCAACCCTCGAAGAGCTCACCGACATTCCGGACATCGGCGCCCGCATCGCTCAAAGCGTTTATGACTTTTTCCGCGACCCGAATTTTAAAGCGGAAATCGACGCCCTTGTCTCCCTTGGACTTCCCACAGAATTCAAAGGCGAAGTCAAGGACCATTTCGCCGGTCAAACCGCCGTTCTCACGGGAACGCTTCCAACTCTCGACCGGAGCACCGCCCGCAAAATGATCGAAGACAATGGCGGAAAGGTCTCCGGCTCGGTCAGCAAAAAAACAACCTGGGTGCTCGCCGGCGAAGAAGCGGGCTCCAAGCTCACCAAAGCGCAGGAACTCGGCATCCCTATCCACGACGAAGCCTGGCTCTTACAAGAATTATCTAATTTGGAAGCATGA
- a CDS encoding bifunctional indole-3-glycerol phosphate synthase/phosphoribosylanthranilate isomerase: protein MSRDILAEIVAKRKADIERLGICFGFERPKRTRPLHPFIAKPGTILEVKRSSPSKGNIAMGLDPVETARKYAEAGTSAISVLTEGNYFNGSLADILKVAAAAPNCAILRKDFLLSPEEIDVAYDFGADAVLLIARILDDSTLCAMANRARELGMTPFVEVRTEDDLRKLKLVQKDGECVAGVNARDLRNFHIDPLIPAAFRKELGPRAVFESGVKEPSDAAFARRLGFEGILIGEAAAKSPDSAKNLVSAFLGAEPNGYGKFWKAYAEKREEIRKNFPGKPLAKICGITNVEDALLAAELGANMLGFMFYSKSPRNTNEADTRKIVQSLKEKFKGQAPLCVGVVADHGTAEEKTAIALASEGVLDAVQFHGVAIPAEAESANIGYYSTVRLQSMSEVEALIAASKHSLPRTLIDAYVPDVVGGTGKRIDDALVDAVRAQEALWMAGGISPENIAEIVKRFEPELVDLSTSLEATHGKKDADKLRAFFKAIR, encoded by the coding sequence ATGAGTCGAGACATTCTAGCAGAAATCGTAGCCAAGCGCAAAGCGGATATCGAACGTCTGGGAATCTGTTTTGGATTCGAACGTCCCAAACGCACTCGCCCACTGCACCCGTTTATCGCAAAGCCGGGAACCATTCTTGAAGTCAAGCGTTCCTCTCCGTCCAAAGGAAACATTGCCATGGGACTCGACCCGGTCGAAACCGCTCGCAAGTATGCCGAAGCCGGTACCAGCGCGATTTCCGTTCTCACAGAAGGCAATTACTTTAACGGATCCCTCGCCGATATTTTGAAAGTCGCCGCTGCGGCTCCGAACTGTGCCATTCTGCGCAAGGATTTTCTCCTTTCCCCAGAAGAAATCGACGTCGCCTACGACTTTGGTGCTGATGCAGTCCTTTTGATCGCCCGCATTCTCGACGATTCTACCTTGTGCGCCATGGCGAACCGCGCACGAGAACTCGGCATGACTCCATTTGTCGAAGTCCGCACCGAAGACGATCTTCGCAAGTTAAAGCTTGTACAAAAAGACGGTGAATGCGTCGCCGGCGTGAACGCCCGCGACCTGCGCAACTTCCACATCGATCCGCTGATCCCAGCCGCATTCCGCAAAGAACTCGGACCTCGCGCCGTTTTCGAAAGCGGCGTCAAGGAACCCAGCGATGCCGCTTTCGCCCGCCGTCTGGGCTTTGAAGGCATTCTCATCGGAGAAGCAGCGGCAAAGTCGCCAGACTCCGCCAAGAATCTCGTCAGCGCCTTCCTCGGCGCAGAACCAAACGGCTACGGAAAATTTTGGAAAGCATACGCCGAAAAGCGTGAAGAAATCCGCAAGAACTTCCCCGGCAAGCCTCTCGCTAAAATCTGCGGCATTACGAACGTCGAAGACGCGCTTCTCGCAGCGGAACTCGGAGCAAACATGCTCGGCTTTATGTTCTACAGCAAAAGCCCGCGCAACACAAACGAAGCCGACACGCGAAAGATCGTCCAGAGCTTGAAAGAAAAATTCAAAGGGCAGGCGCCTCTCTGCGTGGGCGTCGTTGCAGACCACGGCACCGCCGAAGAAAAGACCGCGATTGCACTTGCATCCGAAGGCGTTTTGGACGCGGTCCAGTTCCACGGCGTAGCGATTCCTGCAGAAGCAGAAAGTGCAAACATCGGCTACTACTCCACAGTCCGTCTGCAGTCCATGTCCGAAGTCGAAGCTCTGATTGCAGCTTCCAAGCACAGCCTTCCGCGTACTCTGATCGACGCTTACGTGCCCGATGTTGTCGGCGGAACGGGAAAACGCATCGATGACGCTCTTGTGGACGCCGTGCGTGCCCAGGAAGCTCTCTGGATGGCCGGAGGCATTTCCCCGGAAAACATCGCAGAAATCGTTAAGCGCTTTGAACCGGAACTCGTCGATCTTTCGACATCCCTCGAAGCTACCCACGGAAAGAAGGATGCAGACAAGCTCCGCGCCTTCTTTAAGGCAATCCGTTAA
- a CDS encoding M3 family oligoendopeptidase, which yields MMKRSFVPADFKADNTKQVTEYYEKLLIEKIPENAEALRAWLLKWNELTTVLSEVSCRRYVDMTSHTQDEAIAKAYMDFVENIDPICEDYNNKLEHKLIEHPSVPELEHEFGVYLRDVRTSLELFRKENIPLSTKETTAIQDYQKITSTMSVEHNGETKTLQQMATFLTSTDRVVREDAWKKIARRRLQDKERLDEAFDKLFKLRIQIAKNSGYEDYLDYIFKAKSRFDYSPADCSTFHESIEKIILPYLKDIYKSKAQKMNLQKLRPWDTKVDALSRPPLKPFKTGAELIEKVGQIFDKLSPKTSAWFRTMQREHLIDPDCRMGKAPGGYQIGFEESERPFIFMNAAGTDGDIYTLLHESGHSFQQFGVSSLPLTAYHNVPSEFAEVSSMSMELIGSTDLSPFYPNPEDANRSRADELEEIIWLFPWVASIDSFQHLMYSHPNHTAADRKEMWLSVMDRYEAGVDYTGLDDERAYLWQKQLHIFEVPFYYIEYGIAQLGALQVWENFKKNPQKGLEDLFAAEALGASRPLPELFAKANIRFDFSAATIEPLIRDLSDELHRLEH from the coding sequence ATGATGAAAAGATCCTTTGTTCCTGCTGATTTTAAGGCAGATAATACCAAGCAAGTTACCGAATATTACGAAAAGCTTCTGATCGAAAAGATCCCGGAAAATGCAGAAGCGCTTCGCGCCTGGCTTCTCAAGTGGAACGAACTCACCACGGTTCTTTCCGAAGTCAGCTGCCGTCGCTATGTGGACATGACGTCCCATACGCAAGACGAAGCCATCGCCAAAGCCTACATGGACTTTGTCGAAAACATCGACCCGATCTGTGAAGATTACAACAACAAACTCGAACACAAACTGATCGAACATCCAAGCGTCCCAGAACTCGAACACGAATTCGGCGTGTACCTGCGTGATGTGCGCACGAGCCTCGAACTTTTCCGCAAAGAGAACATTCCTCTTTCGACAAAAGAAACGACCGCGATCCAGGACTACCAAAAGATCACGAGCACGATGAGCGTCGAACACAACGGTGAAACCAAAACGCTCCAGCAGATGGCAACGTTCCTCACTTCCACGGACCGCGTTGTCCGTGAAGACGCATGGAAAAAAATCGCCCGCCGTCGTCTCCAAGACAAGGAACGCTTGGATGAAGCCTTCGACAAGCTCTTCAAGCTCCGCATCCAAATTGCCAAGAACTCGGGATACGAAGATTACCTCGATTACATTTTCAAGGCAAAGTCCCGCTTCGACTATTCTCCGGCAGACTGCAGCACCTTCCACGAAAGCATCGAAAAGATCATCCTTCCGTACCTCAAGGACATTTACAAGTCCAAGGCTCAAAAGATGAATCTTCAAAAGCTTCGTCCATGGGATACCAAGGTCGACGCGCTTTCTCGCCCGCCGCTCAAACCTTTCAAGACAGGTGCCGAACTCATCGAAAAAGTCGGTCAGATTTTTGACAAACTTTCCCCGAAAACTTCCGCCTGGTTCCGCACCATGCAACGCGAACACCTGATCGATCCGGACTGCCGTATGGGCAAGGCTCCGGGCGGATACCAGATCGGCTTTGAAGAAAGCGAACGTCCGTTCATCTTTATGAATGCGGCCGGAACGGATGGAGATATTTACACACTGCTCCACGAAAGTGGTCACTCATTCCAACAGTTTGGCGTTTCGAGCCTTCCGCTTACCGCTTACCACAATGTGCCTTCGGAATTCGCCGAAGTCTCAAGCATGAGCATGGAACTCATCGGTTCCACAGATCTTTCTCCGTTCTATCCGAACCCCGAAGACGCAAACCGCAGCCGTGCCGATGAACTCGAAGAAATCATCTGGCTCTTCCCGTGGGTCGCTTCGATCGATTCCTTCCAGCATTTGATGTATTCCCACCCGAACCACACCGCCGCAGACCGAAAGGAAATGTGGCTCTCGGTGATGGACCGTTACGAAGCAGGAGTGGATTACACAGGTCTCGACGACGAACGCGCCTATCTGTGGCAAAAGCAGTTGCACATCTTCGAAGTCCCGTTCTACTATATCGAATACGGAATAGCCCAGCTCGGTGCCCTACAGGTCTGGGAAAACTTCAAGAAGAACCCGCAGAAGGGTCTTGAAGACCTTTTTGCGGCTGAAGCTCTCGGTGCAAGCCGTCCGCTCCCGGAACTTTTTGCAAAGGCGAATATCCGTTTTGACTTCTCTGCAGCAACGATTGAACCGCTGATTCGCGATCTTTCCGACGAACTACACCGTTTGGAACACTGA